A section of the Harmonia axyridis chromosome 2, icHarAxyr1.1, whole genome shotgun sequence genome encodes:
- the LOC123673746 gene encoding HIV Tat-specific factor 1, producing the protein MEESIIGKTIEDVSDSKTGETEGNPTENINSEITDSIENNSSKSFKSNEEVKAYDTTNIHYEGQVAIYTDPSNGYQYEWSADKNEWIPKSLEYGFENDTHTYTDRDGVKFFWDKEKSAWFPKIDDDFMAQYQMNYGFIDNTSDNKKAEPLEVKKNESAIRSSEEEKDIEKSRIAGVKRKPSEPTWFEVDQTQNTKVYVSNLPTDITEEEFIELMSKCGLVMRDLTDGSFKIKLYKESGTDFLKGDALCTYIRTESVNLALDLLDGYNFKGKKIKVERAKFEMKGQYDPKLKPKMKKRKEKQKLKKMQEKLFDWRPEKAFGERSKHERTVIVKNLFDPSDFDTDVGLILEFQQDLREECGKLGEVKKVILYDRHPEGVAQINMSNPEEADEVVKLLNGRFFSKRQLTAEIWDGKTKFKIAETDSQISQRLEKWDKFLEQEDGHKNETKPQDSKQS; encoded by the exons ATGGAAGAAAGCATCATTGGAAAAACTATTGAAG ATGTATCGGATTCGAAAACAGGGGAAACTGAAGGAAACCCCACAGAAAACATTAACTCAGAAATAACGGattctattgaaaataattctagcAAATCTTTCaaatctaatgaagaagtaaaagcTTATGATACAACTAATATCCATTATGAAGGACAGGTAGCTATTTATACAGATCCGTCGAATGGATATCAATATGAATGGTCGGCAGATAAAAATGAATGGATTCCTAAAAGTCTTGaatatggatttgaaaatgatACACATACCTACACTGATAGAGATGgtgtaaaatttttttgggaCAAAGAGAAATCTGCTTGGTTCCCTAAAATAGATGATGACTTCATGGCACAGTATCAAATGAATTATGGCTTCATAGATAACACAAGCGATAATAAAAAAGCAGAGCCTCTTGAGGtaaagaaaaatgaaagtgCTATAAGATCGAGTGAAGAAGAGAAAGACATTGAAAAAAGCAGAATAGCAGGTGTGAAAAGAAAACCCTCAGAACCTACATGGTTTGAGGTAGATCAAACACAAAATACTAAAGTATATGTTTCAAATTTACCAACTGATATTACTGAAGAAGAATTCATAGAGCTCATGTCAAAATGTGGGCTTGTAATGAGAGACTTAACTGATGGtagttttaaaataaaattgtacaaaGAGTCTGGAACTGACTTTTTGAAGGGAGATGCTTTGTGCACTTATATAAGAACAGAATCTGTTAATTTAGCTCTTGATTTGTTAGATGGATATAATTTTAAaggcaaaaaaataaaagtagaaagagcaaaatttgaaatgaaaggtCAGTATGATCCAAAACTCaaaccaaaaatgaaaaaaaggaaagaaaaacAAAAGCTCAAAAAGATGCAAGAGAAGTTGTTTGATTGGAGACCAGAAAAAGCTTTTGGGGAAAGATCAAAACATGAGAGAACAGTCATTGTGAAAAATCTGTTTGATCCTTCTGATTTTGACACAGATGTTGGACTCATACTAGAATTTCAACAAGATTTGAGAGAAGAGTGTGGTAAATTAGGAGAAGTAAAAAAAGTCATTTTATATGATAGGCACCCAGAAGGTGTTGCTCAAATAAATATGAGTAATCCTGAGGAAGCTGATGAAGTTGTAAAATTACTCAATGGACGTTTCTTTTCTAAGCGACAACTTACTGCGGAGATATGGGATGGTAAAACAAAGTTCAAAATAGCAGAAACAGATTCTCAAATCAGTCAGAGATTGGAGAAGTGGGATAAATTTTTAGAACAAGAAGATGgtcataaaaatgaaactaaGCCTCAAGATTCCAAACAAAGTTGA